A genomic segment from Necator americanus strain Aroian chromosome III, whole genome shotgun sequence encodes:
- a CDS encoding hypothetical protein (NECATOR_CHRIII.G11059.T1): protein MDTITKEIQKQHPWTLLFADDVMLASESRGDIDQEGRARVNAAWMKWKMATGVLCDRKVPVRLKWKIYRTVVRLVALYGCKCWPTTNALERVLHAMEMRMLRWTIGVTLKEKVSNDTVRSIFGVVPITEKMKEARLRWFGHVLRREEDSVAQTALKLDVSGARPRGRPRIRWLDRVKLDMIDAPLCTADAMDRTKWKTRSRKADSATTRDKR from the exons atggacacgataacgaaggaaatccagaagcagcatccgtggactctactctttgccgatgatgtcatgctcgcgtcggagtctcgag gcgacattgatcaagaaggtcgagcacgtgttaatgcggcatggatgaaatggaaaatggcaacaggcgtactgtgcgacaggaaagtccctgttcgactgaagtggaagatctacaggacggttgtgcgtcttgttgccctttacggatgcaagtgctggccgacgacgaacgccttggaaagagtgttacacgctatggagatgcggatgttaaggtggacaataggtgtaacgctaaaagagaaagtatccaacgacactgtgcgctccatcttcggcgtcgttccgataactgagaagatgaaggaggcccgactgagatggttcggtcacgtcttgcggcgagaggaagattctgtggcccaaaccgcactgaagctcgacgtttcaggagcgaggccgcgtgggaggccaaggattcgctggttagaccgtgtgaagctagatatgatagatgcacctttgtgtacggctgatgcaatggatagaaccaaatggaagacaagaagcagaaaagcggactctgcaacaacgcgggacaaacgctag
- a CDS encoding hypothetical protein (NECATOR_CHRIII.G11059.T2) codes for MDTITKEIQKQHPWTLLFADDVMLASESRGDLQKQYLGSKVTSTGDIDQEGRARVNAAWMKWKMATGVLCDRKVPVRLKWKIYRTVVRLVALYGCKCWPTTNALERVLHAMEMRMLRWTIGVTLKEKVSNDTVRSIFGVVPITEKMKEARLRWFGHVLRREEDSVAQTALKLDVSGARPRGRPRIRWLDRVKLDMIDAPLCTADAMDRTKWKTRSRKADSATTRDKR; via the exons atggacacgataacgaaggaaatccagaagcagcatccgtggactctactctttgccgatgatgtcatgctcgcgtcggagtctcgaggtgatcttcagaaacaa taccttggatccaaagtgacttccacaggcgacattgatcaagaaggtcgagcacgtgttaatgcggcatggatgaaatggaaaatggcaacaggcgtactgtgcgacaggaaagtccctgttcgactgaagtggaagatctacaggacggttgtgcgtcttgttgccctttacggatgcaagtgctggccgacgacgaacgccttggaaagagtgttacacgctatggagatgcggatgttaaggtggacaataggtgtaacgctaaaagagaaagtatccaacgacactgtgcgctccatcttcggcgtcgttccgataactgagaagatgaaggaggcccgactgagatggttcggtcacgtcttgcggcgagaggaagattctgtggcccaaaccgcactgaagctcgacgtttcaggagcgaggccgcgtgggaggccaaggattcgctggttagaccgtgtgaagctagatatgatagatgcacctttgtgtacggctgatgcaatggatagaaccaaatggaagacaagaagcagaaaagcggactctgcaacaacgcgggacaaacgctag
- a CDS encoding hypothetical protein (NECATOR_CHRIII.G11060.T1), with product MCSSEARAYPRSDAHCPRPGDVANIRGLPARGRSRPKKLVRHRQQHPVRLATLNVGTLTGRSRELADSLRKRRVDICCVQETRWKGSKARELGDGYKLIYHGTSNRNGVGIILNESFRNCVTAVDRLSDRLMAVKVDTGEVELRLVSAYAPGCSEEEKASFWEDLEQYVQSLESEEILLIGGDFNGHVGSRKDGFESCHGGYGYGARNDDGLRILEYAVASDLIIANTQYRKKKSHLITYTSGGRETQIDFWMLRRGDRRLLQDSKVIPTDHVAAQHHLLAMDLKISRLRKRHPRTETQRIKWWNLKDRKEVFFASVAPSTLPHPTRSVEEMWSSTSSVIRLTAENTLGKTTLGKPKVQKATWFWNEEVQAAIREKKSKYKLWWRTRQPEDRGAYLAAKREAKKAVSKAKSDRYKAVYDMLDTREGVRAVYRLVRARHRSTLDIEHTKIVKGADGAVLRRSGQILERWREYYNHLCNEEFCHPPIPTVPSVEGPVLPITAVEVSAALAKMKSNKATGPDIPADTLFNKIVAEERTPDVWQTSVTVPGKGKETLLTAPRTGLYDCSAIQ from the coding sequence atgtgttcttcagaagctagggcgtaccccagaagcgacgcgcattgtcctcgcccgggcgATGTGGCAAATATacgagggctaccggctagaggacgaagccggccaaagaagttagtccgccatcgccagcaacatccagtgcgcttggcaacacttaacgttgggacgcttactggaagaagtcgtgaactggcagacagtctcagaaaacgccgtgttgacatatgctgtgtacaggagacacgctggaaaggctccaaggcaagggaattaggcgatggctacaagctgatctaccacggcacatcaaatcgcaatggcgttggtatcatattgaacgagtcgtttagaaattgcgtcacagcggtggatcgactatcggatcgcttgatggctgtaaaagtagatacaggagaagtggaattgcgactcgtctctgcttatgcgccaggctgtagtgaagaagagaaggcaagcttttgggaggatctggagcagtacgtccaatccctggaaagcgaagaaatacttttaatcggaggagacttcaacggacatgtcggttctcggaaagacggattcgagagttgtcatggtggatacggctatggagctcgtaacgacgacgggttgcgaatcctggagtatgctgttgcaagtgacttgatcattgctaacacgcagtatcgaaaaaaaaaatcgcatttgatcacgtacaccagcggcggtcgtgaaacacaaatagatttctggatgttacgccgaggagatcgccgacttctgcaggattcaaaagtcatccctacagaccatgtcgctgcccaacaccatctgctcgctatggacttgaaaatctcccgtctaaggaagagacatccaaggactgaaacacagcgcatcaaatggtggaatctgaaggatcgaaaggaggtatttttcgcgtccgtggctccatctacacttccccaccctactcgtagtgtggaggaaatgtggtcgtctacttccagcgttatacgcttgactgcggaaaacactctgggaaagacgactctaggtaagccaaaggtacaaaaggctacgtggttttggaacgaggaagttcaggcggcaattcgtgagaagaagtccaagtataagctctggtggaggacgcgtcagcctgaagatcggggtgcttacctagcggcgaagagggaggctaagaaagcagtctccaaggcgaagtcggaccgctacaaggctgtgtacgacatgcttgataccagagaaggcgtgcgggcagtgtatcgtttagtcagagcgcgtcatcgctcaacgttggatatagagcacaccaagatcgttaagggagctgatggagccgttctgcgccgctctggtcagatcctggagaggtggcgagagtactacaatcacttgtgtaacgaagagttctgtcatcctcccatcccaaccgttcccagcgttgagggtcctgttctaccaattactgccgtcgaagtcagtgctgccctcgcaaaaatgaagtcgaacaaggcaaccggtcctgacatacctgctgatactctatttaacaagatcgttgcagaagaacggactccagacgtttggcaaacttccgtgaccgtgcctggaaagggaaaggagacattgctgactgcacctcgtacaggcctatacgactgctctgccatacaatga
- a CDS encoding hypothetical protein (NECATOR_CHRIII.G11061.T1), with the protein MPPSENRAIQAFVYQCHIISGIGGPTDRISWLLNIILNQLLRYVPAHLSSSSNFLKHLRSTSLERECVVETFDVTSLYTNVSNDVAMQAVHELLTQRQASLNMYGFSIRQIMTLINECLNCSIFRWSGQYYRQLRGLAMGQRLAPTLAIVFMAKIEKPIIDRKPLLYYRYIDDCCVVCSTQAELDACFNLLNQQCPHIKFTRERPIDNWLAFLNVHIYLRNEICKTKWYRKPSSKNILIHYPSAHPSKMKKSVIGNMYRTAARVSSSSQEKAWSINVADKVAMSNGYPAGDGATRQARYPSRRPNVVDGPEKIPFCLPYISDDMSRAVRGCLRKAGLKNDVRVVEIPPANLKGKLVRNRVYDRLCTTPSCVVCPYGREGDCMISGVVYRITCRLCGDDYIGETGRPLCIRVKEHLDGLAKSKTFTPLGAHRRICHPNSEVEVEVRILSYESEITARRTLEAFWITAKSPKMNKKDECIAITNELSPYQDLCGF; encoded by the coding sequence atgccaccatcggaaaatagagcaattcaggcattcgttTATCAATGTCATATCATTAGTGGTATCGGGGGCCCCACGGATAGAATTTCTTGGCTGCTCAACATAATCCTAAATCAGCTGCTCAGATATGTCCCTGCCCACCTCAGCAGTTCTAGcaacttcctaaaacatcTCCGCAGTACCTCACTTGAGCGTGAATGTGTAGTAGAGACCTTTGACGTTACGTCACTCTatacgaacgtttcaaacgatgtagcgatgcaggctgttcacgaactgctcacgcagcgCCAGGCTTCTTTGAACATGTATGGATTCAGCATCAGGCAGATCATGACATTGATAaacgaatgcctgaattgctctattttccgatggtcgggacagtactaccgacaacttagaggcctagctatgggacaaaggctggcacccactctcgccattgttttcatggccaagatcgaaaagcctataatagaccgcaaaccactgctgtattatcgttacatagatgattgctgcgtcgtctgctcaacccaagcagaactagacgcgtgcttcaatcttctcaatcagcagtgtccgcacattaagttcacaagggagagaccgatagacaactggttggctttcctgaatgtgcacatttacttgcggaatgagatatgtaagactaagtggtaccggaaacccagtagtaaaaacatcttaatccactatccttcagcgcatcccagcaaaatgaaaaaatctgttataggtaacatgtacagaacggcggcaagagtctcatcgagtagccaggaaaaagcaTGGTCTATAAATGTGGCCGATAAAGTAGCAatgtccaatgggtacccagctggagatggtgctacccgacaagcacggtatccctctcgaagacccaacgtagtggatggcccagagaagatccctttctgtttaccttatatatctgatgatatgagcagagcagtacggggctgtctacgaaaagcgggtctaaagaatgacgtgagggttgtggaaatacctccagcaaacctcaaggggaagctggtacgtaaccgtgtgtatgatcgactctgcacaactcccagctgcgtggtttgcccgtatggcagagagggtgattgcatgatatcgggagtggtgtatcgtatcacgtgcaggttgtgcggtgacgattatattggggaaacgggacgcccattgtgtattagggtcaaggagcatctagatggactcgcaaaatcaaaaaccttcaccccacttggagcacaccgtagaatatgtcatccaaactccgaagtagaggtagaagttcgtatattatcttacgagtccgaaatcacagcacgcagaacgctagaggccttttggataaccgccaaaagtccaaaaatgaacaagaaggatgagtgcattgcgatcacaaacgagttatccccgtatcaagacttatgcgggttttga